GCTCCACGAATTCCCGCTCGGGATGCATGGTGAAGGCAAGGCCGGCGCCCAGCAAGCACAGCCCGATCGAGCCGACGAACGGCAGGGTCCAGCTGCCCGTCAGGTCGACGATCAGCCCGAAGACGATCGGCGAGACGATGGCGGCGAGGGCCGAGCCGGTGTTCATCAGCCCGCTGGCCGTGCCCGCATATTTCGGCGCGATGTCCATTGGCACGGACCAGATCGGCCCGATCACCAGCTCGGCGAAGAAGAAGCCGGAGGACAGGAGCAGGGCGACGAGGGTCAGGTCGCGCGTCATGAACACGCCCGCGAGGCTCGCCGCGGCACCCAGGAAGCCGACCACGATGACTGAGAGCCGGGCGAGCTTCACGTTGCCGGTGCGGTGCAGGATCGAGTCGCTCAGCATGCCGCCGACCGTGTCGCCGACGACGCCGGCGAAGAACACGCCCGAGGCGAACAGCGCCGAGTTCTTGAGATCGAGGCTGTAATTCTCCTTGAAGAAGCTCGGCAGCCAGCCGAGGAACAGCCACAGGGTCCAGCCGTAGCAGAAATACGTGATGGACACCGGCAGCATGCGCCGGGTCAGGGCGCCCCACGGCACCGTCTGTTTCGCGCCGACCTTGCGGGGCGCAGGCAGCGTCTCGAGCTCGGCCTTCGTGATCGCCGGATGGTCCGACGGATCGTCACGGAAGTAGAGATACCAGATCGCGACCCAGACGAAGCTGACCGCGCCGAGGATCACGAAGCTGGTGCGCCAGCCGAAATGGTACATCAGGAAGGCGACGATCGGCGGCGCGACCGCATTGCCGAGCCGCGCGAAGGCGTGGGTGATGCCCTGCGCGAAGCCGCGCTTGCCGGGCGCCGTCCAGTTCTGCATCGCCCGCGTCGCGGTCGGGAAGGTCGCGCCCTCACCGAAGCCGAGCAGGACCCGGGCGAGGAACAGGCTGACCAAGCCCCCGATCATCCCGGTCAGGATCGTGGCCATCGCCCAGATCATGCCGCAGGCCAGCAGCGTGCGGCGGGCGCCGAACTTGTCGCCGACCGAGCCGCCGATCACCTGGAAGATCGCGTAAGGATAGGCGAACGCCGAGAGGATCAGGCCGAAATCCGTCTTCGACATGCCGAATTCGCGCATGATCTCGGCGCCGGCGGTCGCGATGTTCACCCGGTCCAGATAGGTGATGAAATACATCACGCAGAGCAGGCCGAGCACGCCGTTCGTGGCGCTCAAGCGCTTCGCCATCGACCATTCCTCCACTCAGGGGCGCCGCCTCTCGCGGTCGCCGGGCGCCTCGATCTTTGGATCGGGCACTCTCTCGTAATGCATTATTCAAACGCTTCGCGCGCCGGAACGCAACCGCGGAAGTACGTCCTACACGCGAATCGCATCCGTGAGCTTCAACGAGAAACGGAGGCCACGAGGGCCTCCGTCTCAAGATACACCGGATCTGCAGCCTTGCGCAGCCGGTCAGGCGGTCACCGGCCGGAGTGCCTGCGCCTCGGCGTCGGCGGCCGTCCCGAGGGCCTTACCGCGCGGGCCCACCCAGCTGCCGACCCATTTGCGCTGCCAGAGGGCGAGGCAGCCCAGCACGATCGCGGTGAAGGCCGCGTAGCCGATGAACCCCATCGAGAACGAGCCGGTATACTGCTTCGACAGGCCCATGACGTTCGGCAGGATCGCGCCGCCGAGAGCGCCGATCTCGCCGATCATCGACCCGGCCACCGCCGTGTTGTTCGGCCAGCGCAGGGGCACGAGCTGGAAGAGCGCGCCGTTGCCGGCCCCGAGCGCCGCGAAGCACAGCATGAACAGGAGCGTGGTCAGCGCAAGGGACGGCGTGGCGGTCAGCGACAGGAAGGTGGCGATCGCAGCCAGAAGGACCACCGACAGGACCGCGATGCCGCCCATCCGGTCGGCGAAATAGCCGCCGACGATCCGGATGCCCGAGCCCATGAAGGCCGCCAGCATGGTCAGCCGGCCGGCCTCGACCTTCGTCACGGCGAACTGCTCGTAGAAGAAGGTCGGCAGGAAGTTGGACAGGCCCACGAACCCGCCGAAGGTGATCACGTAGATCAGCGAGAAGGCCCAGCCGTCCTTCGTGAACAGGCAGGAGATGTGCTCCTTGAACGACTGGTGCTCGCAATCCGGCGGCTCCTTGGCCAGCACGATCATGACCACGAGCGGCAGGAGCATGACCACGCCCGCGAAGGCGTAAGTGGTCTGCCATCCGTAGGCCTGCGCCAGCGGCGGCGCGAACAGCACGGCCAGCACGGTTCCGGAATTGCCGGCGCCGGCGATGCCCATCGCCGTGCCCTTGTGCTCCGGCGGGAACCAGCCCGAGCCCAGCGACAGGGCCACGCCGAAGGACGCGCCGGCGATGCCGAGCAGGACGCCCATGGCGAGCACGTCGTTGTAGGACGAGACGAACAGGTAGCCGTAGGCCATCGCCAGCATGATCACGCTCATCTCGGTGATCGCGGCGTTCTTGCGGCCGATATACTGCGCCAGGACCCCGAGTGGGAAGCGCATCAGCGCGCCAGCGAGGATCGGGAGCGAGATCATGAATCCGGTCTGGGCCGGCGTCAGCTTGTAGGTCTCGGTGATGAACGGGCCCATCGCGCCGTTCAGAACCCAGATCGCGAAACAGAAATCGAAGTAGAGGAACGCCGCGAACAGCGTCGGGGGGTGACCCGACTTCATCACCGTCTTGAAGCTGGCCATAGCTGGTGCTCGTCTATAGTGGGCGAACCGTCACGCGGTCGCTCATGCCGGGGATCCGGACTCACACCGTCCGCTGTCTGGAGCGCCGTTGCTCCAATGCCGCGGCGACCGCGGCCCTCGTATCAAGCAGCAAGCGTGCCACGCCGGCGGCACCGCGGATGGACCGACATAAGCTGAGGTCAAGACAGCGGTACGCGACCGGTTTCGACGGGCCCGCTGCCGTCGATCCGGGCAGGCCTGCCGAGCAAACGGGCGGGCGGGCGCGGCTCTCACGGATCCGTGAAGGGTGGTGTCATGGTCATTGCTGCACGAAGGCAACACAGGACCGCAGAAAGGGGCCCGGACACCCTGTAAGTTGCTCGCACGTGCGGCCAGCAACTTGGCGATAAAGCGCGATCTTTGCTAAGCCCCGGACTGAGCTGAGCCGCGCGCTCGTGCAGGCCTGCTCGAATGCGCACCGCGGCGAGCCCGGGTGTCGCCCCCGAGGAATTTCGAACCATGTCCGCCCCGATCCGTCGCCTCTTCCTGGCCGGCTTCACCGTCCTCGCCCTCGCCTCGACCGCGCACGCCCAGAGCCGCGGGCCGGTCGGCGAGTCCGGCATCGATGGCTTCGGGGACGACGGCCAGCTCTATCAAGACCAGAACGGCGCTTACTACGTGCGCCGCGGCGGCCGCTACCTGCCCTACACCGGCCGCACCGACTTCATCCGCCGTGCTCCGTCGGCGCCCGCAACGGCCGCGCCGGTCCAAGCCGCACCGCCCGCGCCGGCCGCCGCGCTGGACACGGATCCGACCGTCCCCGCTCGTCCGGGCGCCGTGCCGCCGGCCGAAGGGCTCTCGCCTCTGGAGGCCGCCAAGGCCAAGGCCGTGCTCCGGGCCCCCGACAACGAGCCGATCGACTACGCCAAGGCCTACGGGCCGGTCACCGACGACGTGTTCCCGATCCAGGCCTTCAATTACAAGAAGATGAACCCGGCGTTCCTCCGCCAGGAGATCGCTTATAACGGCCCCTACGAGCCCGGAACAATCATCGTCGATCCGCGGGCGCACCAGCTCACCCTGGTCGAGCCCAACGGACGGGCACGCCGCTACGGCGTGGGCGTCGGCAAGCAGGGCTTCTCATGGTCGGGCAGCGCGACGGTCAATTCCAAGCAGGCCTGGCCGGACTGGTACCCGCCCAAGGAGATGATCGCCCGCAGCCCGAAGCTCGCAAGCGAGGTCGATAAGCTCCAGAGCGGCCTCGGCGTGGCGGGCGGCCTGCGCAATCCCCTCGGCGCCCGGGCGATGTACCTCTGGCAGGGCAACAAGGACACGCTGTTCCGCATCCACGGCACGCTGGAGCCGTTCTCGATCGGCAAGAGCGTGTCATCGGGCTGCATCCGGATGATCAACCAGGATGCGATCGACCTGTTCAGCCGCGTCAATGTCGGCACCAAGGTCGTCGTCCTGAACTGACCCGGCCGGGCTGTAGCGGCGCCGCGGCGGCGGATCAGGACAGGCCGCGGCGGTGCTCGCCGAGGATGCGGCGCACCGTGCCCGCCTCGGAGCGATAGACCAGCGTCTCGGTCTGGATCCGATCCGGCTTGAACCGGACGCCGCGCAGGAGCGCGCCGTCGGTCACCCCAGTGGCGGCGACGATCACGTCGCCGCTCACGAGATCGGTGAGATCGTATTTCCGGTCGAGATCTTCGATCCCCATCTCGGCCGCCCGCCGGCGGCGCTCCGGCGTATCGAGGATCAGGCGCCCCTGCATCTGGCCGCCGATGCACCGCATGGCCGCGGCGGCGAGCACGCCCTCGGGGGCCGCGCCGGTCCCGAGATACAGGTCGATGCCCGTCTCCTCCGGGCTGGCGGTGAAGATGATGCCGGCGATGTCGCCATCCGAGATCAGGCGGACGGCCGCACCGGCCGCCCGGACCTCGGCGACCAGCGCCGCGTGGCGGGGACGATCCAGGATCAGCGCGGTAATCTGGTTCGGCTCGACACCCTTGGCCCGCGCCACGGCCGCGATGTTCTCGGTCGGGCTCGCGTCCAGATCGACGAGGCCGGCCGGATAGCCGGGACCGATCGCGATCTTCTGCATGTAGACGTCCGGCGCGGCGAGCAGCGAGCCGCGCTCCGCCATCGCCATCACCGCGATGGCGCCGGGCATGTCCTTCGCGCAGAGCGTCGTGCCCTCCAGCGGATCGACCGCGATGTCGACCTCCGGCCCGTCGCCGCGGCCGAGCTGCTCGCCGATGAACAGCATCGGCGCCTGATCGCGCTCGCCCTCGCCGATCACTACCGTGCCGCGGATTGGAAGGGCGTTGAGCTCGTCCCGCATGGCGTCGACGGCCGCCTGATCGGCCGCCTTCTCGTCGCCCTTGCCGCGCAAGCGCGCGGCCGCGATGGCGGCGCGCTCGGTCACGCGGGCCAGCTCGAGGGCGAGCGTGCGCGGGACACCGCGCGGAGCGGGGTTGGAAGCGTCAGCCATCGTTTCCTGCCTTTATCCGAGCCCGATCTTGAAGTCGGATCTCGGTTGAACGCCGTCGAAGGGCGGTCGTTCAGCCTACGCCGTCAGCAGCGCTGCCCAATATCCTGCATTAAGGCGTCGATGCCCGGTGCCCAAGATGTATTCTTGTGCACAGGCAGTTACTCGCGCTCGATCCGGATGACCTGCGGGGGCTCGGCGAGCAGGCCGTCGTTGCCGATCGCGTCGAGCGCGGCCCGGATGCTCCCCTCGGTCGCCGCGTAGGTGATCAGCACAAGCGGCACCGGCCGGCCCGACCGCCCGCGCGGATCCGTGTCGGCGCTCTCGGTGCGGCGCTGAAGGATGCTCTCGAGGGAGATCTCGCGCTCGGCCATGCGCTGGGCGACGCCCGCCGCGACGCCCGGGCGGTCGTGGACCGTCAGTCGGATGTAGTAGCCGCCCTCATGGCG
This window of the Methylobacterium tardum genome carries:
- a CDS encoding MFS transporter gives rise to the protein MAKRLSATNGVLGLLCVMYFITYLDRVNIATAGAEIMREFGMSKTDFGLILSAFAYPYAIFQVIGGSVGDKFGARRTLLACGMIWAMATILTGMIGGLVSLFLARVLLGFGEGATFPTATRAMQNWTAPGKRGFAQGITHAFARLGNAVAPPIVAFLMYHFGWRTSFVILGAVSFVWVAIWYLYFRDDPSDHPAITKAELETLPAPRKVGAKQTVPWGALTRRMLPVSITYFCYGWTLWLFLGWLPSFFKENYSLDLKNSALFASGVFFAGVVGDTVGGMLSDSILHRTGNVKLARLSVIVVGFLGAAASLAGVFMTRDLTLVALLLSSGFFFAELVIGPIWSVPMDIAPKYAGTASGLMNTGSALAAIVSPIVFGLIVDLTGSWTLPFVGSIGLCLLGAGLAFTMHPEREFVEPAAPSVGPVATVPAGE
- a CDS encoding nitrate/nitrite transporter, whose amino-acid sequence is MASFKTVMKSGHPPTLFAAFLYFDFCFAIWVLNGAMGPFITETYKLTPAQTGFMISLPILAGALMRFPLGVLAQYIGRKNAAITEMSVIMLAMAYGYLFVSSYNDVLAMGVLLGIAGASFGVALSLGSGWFPPEHKGTAMGIAGAGNSGTVLAVLFAPPLAQAYGWQTTYAFAGVVMLLPLVVMIVLAKEPPDCEHQSFKEHISCLFTKDGWAFSLIYVITFGGFVGLSNFLPTFFYEQFAVTKVEAGRLTMLAAFMGSGIRIVGGYFADRMGGIAVLSVVLLAAIATFLSLTATPSLALTTLLFMLCFAALGAGNGALFQLVPLRWPNNTAVAGSMIGEIGALGGAILPNVMGLSKQYTGSFSMGFIGYAAFTAIVLGCLALWQRKWVGSWVGPRGKALGTAADAEAQALRPVTA
- a CDS encoding L,D-transpeptidase; amino-acid sequence: MSAPIRRLFLAGFTVLALASTAHAQSRGPVGESGIDGFGDDGQLYQDQNGAYYVRRGGRYLPYTGRTDFIRRAPSAPATAAPVQAAPPAPAAALDTDPTVPARPGAVPPAEGLSPLEAAKAKAVLRAPDNEPIDYAKAYGPVTDDVFPIQAFNYKKMNPAFLRQEIAYNGPYEPGTIIVDPRAHQLTLVEPNGRARRYGVGVGKQGFSWSGSATVNSKQAWPDWYPPKEMIARSPKLASEVDKLQSGLGVAGGLRNPLGARAMYLWQGNKDTLFRIHGTLEPFSIGKSVSSGCIRMINQDAIDLFSRVNVGTKVVVLN
- the glpX gene encoding class II fructose-bisphosphatase, encoding MADASNPAPRGVPRTLALELARVTERAAIAAARLRGKGDEKAADQAAVDAMRDELNALPIRGTVVIGEGERDQAPMLFIGEQLGRGDGPEVDIAVDPLEGTTLCAKDMPGAIAVMAMAERGSLLAAPDVYMQKIAIGPGYPAGLVDLDASPTENIAAVARAKGVEPNQITALILDRPRHAALVAEVRAAGAAVRLISDGDIAGIIFTASPEETGIDLYLGTGAAPEGVLAAAAMRCIGGQMQGRLILDTPERRRRAAEMGIEDLDRKYDLTDLVSGDVIVAATGVTDGALLRGVRFKPDRIQTETLVYRSEAGTVRRILGEHRRGLS